From the genome of Lentilactobacillus buchneri, one region includes:
- the ylqF gene encoding ribosome biogenesis GTPase YlqF — translation MAVTIQWFPGHMAKAIRQFEENLSLVDVVFEVIDARIPLTSQNPEIRRISADKPHLYIMTKRDLADPQLTNAWLQYFAEHNQPAIAIDAKTKFGINNVISVISPILRDKLQREQDKGMKKRPIRAISVGVPNVGKSTVLNRLVNRRAAQVGNRPGVTKGQQWLKSTDKLELLDTPGILWPKFSSQEVADKLALTGAIKESVYASDDIALFGLKQIRQLHPEGLKDRYHLTDDDLDLSDVDLLLQITKKVGMRDDYERGSNRIIQDFRAGKIGRFTLDDPETVSDDDQANN, via the coding sequence ATGGCAGTAACAATTCAATGGTTTCCAGGACACATGGCCAAGGCAATTCGTCAGTTTGAAGAAAATCTTTCTTTAGTTGACGTGGTATTTGAAGTGATTGACGCTAGAATTCCGCTGACTTCTCAAAACCCTGAAATTCGACGAATCAGTGCCGATAAGCCGCATCTTTATATCATGACAAAGCGTGATTTGGCTGATCCTCAATTAACCAATGCCTGGCTGCAGTATTTTGCTGAACACAACCAACCGGCAATCGCCATTGATGCCAAAACCAAATTTGGCATCAATAATGTGATTTCGGTGATTTCACCCATTTTGCGTGACAAATTGCAGCGGGAACAGGATAAAGGCATGAAGAAACGACCGATCCGAGCCATTAGTGTTGGGGTACCGAATGTCGGGAAATCAACTGTTTTGAACCGATTGGTCAACCGTCGAGCCGCTCAGGTTGGCAACCGTCCCGGTGTGACCAAGGGGCAACAGTGGCTTAAATCGACTGATAAGTTGGAATTACTGGATACACCGGGAATTCTGTGGCCAAAATTTTCCAGTCAAGAAGTTGCCGACAAGCTGGCATTGACCGGTGCAATTAAAGAGAGCGTTTATGCCAGTGACGACATTGCCTTGTTTGGCTTAAAGCAGATCAGACAGCTTCACCCGGAAGGCCTCAAAGACCGTTATCACTTAACTGACGACGATTTGGATTTGTCCGACGTTGACCTGCTGTTACAAATTACTAAGAAAGTCGGCATGCGCGATGATTATGAACGTGGCTCCAATCGGATTATTCAAGATTTCCGTGCCGGCAAAATTGGTCGTTTTACTTTGGATGATCCTGAAACGGTGAGTGACGATGACCAAGCTAACAATTAA
- a CDS encoding 2-hydroxymuconate tautomerase yields MAGKNNLRYTFAIRNKWRNQNMPIVDIHLIAGRSQDQLKGLVEDVTAAVVKNTGAPAEHVHVILSEMEKNRYSVGGVLKSDEK; encoded by the coding sequence ATTGCAGGCAAAAATAATTTAAGGTATACTTTTGCCATTCGAAACAAATGGAGGAATCAAAATATGCCAATTGTAGATATTCATTTAATTGCCGGCCGTTCTCAAGATCAATTGAAGGGCTTGGTGGAAGACGTTACCGCAGCCGTTGTTAAAAATACCGGTGCCCCTGCAGAACATGTTCACGTAATTTTAAGTGAAATGGAAAAGAACCGTTATAGCGTTGGCGGTGTGCTCAAGAGTGACGAAAAATAG
- a CDS encoding YpmS family protein, producing MRKASKQTKSRNPWKIAFISLIGLLVVLVAGMFLAVSLSSSTTKLVNQKSTNQSEPISATINKAQLNQLSNYYLDKLQKGRPSQYHFEVANEGIVYGSLTLLGSNVDYSLTFDPKVMPNGNIELHANKLALGKFPVPISFVLMYVKQNYKLPKWVQLIPKDKTIKLDIIHMNGKNGINYRARTIDLKGQGKFAFEILLPTTDKED from the coding sequence ATGAGAAAAGCCTCCAAGCAGACGAAATCCCGCAATCCTTGGAAAATCGCCTTCATATCGTTAATCGGCCTCCTGGTTGTTTTAGTTGCCGGCATGTTTTTGGCGGTTTCTTTATCGTCATCTACAACGAAATTGGTAAATCAAAAGTCGACCAACCAGTCGGAGCCAATTTCCGCCACTATCAATAAAGCTCAACTCAATCAACTATCCAATTATTATTTAGATAAGCTGCAGAAGGGCCGACCTTCGCAATATCACTTTGAAGTCGCCAACGAAGGGATTGTCTATGGCTCACTGACTTTATTAGGTTCCAACGTCGATTATTCACTGACCTTCGACCCGAAAGTGATGCCCAATGGTAATATTGAACTTCACGCTAATAAGCTGGCACTGGGGAAGTTCCCGGTCCCAATCAGTTTTGTTTTAATGTATGTCAAACAAAACTATAAACTGCCAAAGTGGGTCCAACTGATTCCTAAAGATAAAACAATCAAACTTGATATAATTCACATGAACGGTAAGAATGGGATTAATTATCGGGCCCGGACCATCGATTTGAAAGGCCAAGGAAAATTTGCCTTTGAGATTCTTTTGCCGACCACTGACAAGGAGGACTAA
- a CDS encoding C69 family dipeptidase, translating to MIPYKNFSACTSMIVGKKASIDGSIMIARNEDSKSSWPKNYVIHEHQEFSEAPVFSSKDNGFKLTLPKVRFQYSATPEWTDKFGLFEENGFNEFGVAMSATESTYTNQLALGADPLNEDGIGEEAMITVVLPYVKTAREGIARLGQIVEYFGTSESNGILFADKNEAWYMETGGGHNWAAQRIPDDGYAVIANQSAIQDVDFNDPDNFMWSPKIRRFVSENHLNPDPSGKTFNFRKIFGTADLSDTVYNTPRVWYGLKMFSPELNFEPTSQEMPFINHANRKLSLFDVEDFLSSHYQGTPFDPIGEGSEHDKHLYRPISLAKTQEAHILQIRPNMPTPAAGIQWLAMGVAAQSSFVPFYAGANTTPKSYQNASGSYAPNQAYWTYKLAGVLVDPHYVKFGPKLNDTKAKLRVNFQQAVKQADASLQGLSNVELANYLTKVNFANAKMGLDAYNQLISDIITNSTDLSPINFTQDTNL from the coding sequence ATGATACCATACAAAAACTTTTCCGCCTGTACCAGTATGATTGTTGGCAAGAAGGCCAGCATTGACGGGTCAATTATGATTGCCCGAAACGAAGATAGTAAATCCTCGTGGCCAAAGAATTATGTCATCCACGAGCATCAAGAATTTAGTGAAGCCCCGGTTTTCTCATCCAAAGACAACGGCTTCAAGTTAACCCTGCCTAAAGTGCGCTTTCAATATTCTGCCACCCCTGAATGGACTGACAAGTTCGGCCTGTTTGAAGAAAATGGTTTTAATGAGTTTGGAGTTGCCATGAGTGCCACCGAGAGCACCTATACCAATCAGCTGGCTTTGGGGGCCGATCCGCTCAACGAAGATGGCATTGGAGAAGAAGCAATGATTACGGTTGTCCTCCCCTACGTCAAAACCGCGCGTGAAGGAATTGCTCGATTGGGCCAAATTGTGGAATACTTCGGGACATCGGAATCCAACGGCATTTTGTTTGCCGATAAGAATGAAGCTTGGTATATGGAAACCGGCGGCGGCCACAACTGGGCTGCCCAACGCATTCCAGACGACGGTTACGCGGTGATTGCCAATCAAAGCGCCATTCAAGACGTTGATTTTAACGACCCTGACAACTTCATGTGGTCACCCAAGATTCGCCGGTTTGTCTCCGAAAATCACTTGAACCCGGATCCATCCGGGAAAACCTTCAACTTCCGTAAAATCTTTGGTACCGCTGACTTGTCGGACACGGTTTATAACACACCCCGCGTATGGTACGGCTTAAAAATGTTCTCACCGGAACTAAATTTTGAACCAACCAGTCAGGAAATGCCGTTCATCAATCATGCCAACCGCAAACTGAGCTTGTTTGACGTTGAAGATTTCTTAAGCTCTCATTATCAAGGCACACCGTTTGACCCCATTGGCGAGGGCTCTGAGCACGACAAGCACCTCTATCGACCAATTAGTCTCGCCAAGACGCAAGAGGCCCACATCCTCCAAATTCGGCCAAATATGCCCACTCCTGCTGCAGGGATTCAATGGTTGGCAATGGGCGTCGCTGCTCAAAGTTCTTTTGTGCCATTTTATGCCGGCGCAAACACCACGCCAAAATCCTATCAGAATGCTTCAGGCAGCTATGCCCCCAATCAAGCCTATTGGACTTACAAGCTTGCCGGTGTCTTAGTTGACCCGCATTACGTCAAATTCGGGCCCAAATTAAATGACACCAAAGCCAAACTGCGAGTGAATTTCCAACAAGCAGTCAAACAAGCTGATGCCTCACTTCAAGGTTTGTCCAATGTCGAACTCGCCAATTATCTGACCAAAGTCAACTTTGCCAATGCCAAGATGGGCCTGGATGCTTACAACCAATTGATTAGTGACATCATCACCAATTCAACAGACCTCTCACCAATCAATTTTACCCAAGATACGAACCTATAA
- the dprA gene encoding DNA-processing protein DprA: MLLRDFLLRIHLCKGIGMIGKSKIYTWVNQVDWRDDQLPTSGFLAAVAQLNVKNTANFKISYQQLMRNDDKVDQLVDGEQWLSIADAEYPLQLRESFAPPLVLFYRGDLSLLSQPLLGIVGARDCTSYSVEILKNLIPGRVSNTMAIVSGLAKGVDTLAHQCVIANQGKTIAVIGTGLDVCYPYTNQELQATIAADHLLISEYPNHTKGYRNHFPERNRIIAGLVQSVLVTEAKKHSGSLITANLALQNNRNVLAVPGSIMMPLSVGTNELIAAGAKPVLRELDILEDYFQTRI; encoded by the coding sequence ATGCTTTTAAGAGATTTTTTGTTAAGAATACATTTATGTAAGGGAATCGGCATGATTGGTAAGTCAAAAATTTATACTTGGGTAAATCAGGTCGACTGGCGGGATGATCAACTGCCGACCTCAGGATTCTTGGCTGCCGTCGCTCAACTAAACGTTAAGAACACCGCTAACTTCAAAATCAGCTATCAACAGTTAATGCGAAACGACGACAAAGTGGACCAGCTGGTCGATGGTGAACAGTGGCTGAGCATTGCAGATGCTGAATATCCACTTCAATTGCGAGAATCGTTTGCGCCGCCGTTAGTGCTGTTTTATCGCGGAGATTTGTCGCTTTTATCCCAGCCACTTTTAGGAATCGTTGGGGCGCGGGACTGCACCTCATATTCAGTTGAAATCCTAAAAAATTTGATTCCTGGAAGAGTTTCCAATACAATGGCTATTGTGTCGGGGCTGGCTAAAGGGGTTGATACGTTGGCCCACCAATGTGTCATCGCCAACCAAGGTAAAACCATTGCCGTGATTGGGACAGGGTTGGACGTGTGTTATCCATATACCAATCAGGAACTACAAGCAACGATTGCCGCCGACCATCTGTTAATCAGTGAATATCCCAATCATACCAAGGGCTATCGAAATCACTTTCCGGAACGTAACCGCATCATTGCCGGATTGGTTCAAAGTGTTCTGGTCACTGAAGCCAAAAAACATTCCGGTAGTTTGATCACGGCCAATTTAGCCCTGCAAAATAATCGCAATGTCTTAGCCGTCCCGGGGTCAATTATGATGCCGCTTTCCGTTGGTACCAATGAATTAATCGCTGCTGGCGCAAAACCGGTTTTACGTGAGTTGGACATCTTGGAGGACTACTTTCAGACGCGGATTTAA
- a CDS encoding GDSL-type esterase/lipase family protein, protein MSQNKHVKQTQHHFRWIIGLIGLIVIGAAAFFGYHYFNSAKETLPREVKLTAVGDSLTQGVGDPTNKGGYTHLIRQKVIQKNPNVHLSTANYGISGETTNQINHRVVYSKRLQHSIREADVITITTGGNDLLKFLKANVVGLNKHQLNQKLTSYCQTYQARVTRLFRNIRHLNRRAPIFVFGIYNPVYVYFPQVNYINDTVAHTNQITNKVIHQQHRMYFVSINKPLTDGQFTTAKSRKALEEKAAASIIAENHDSPADIEQLLSGQPAQSNKYLSNDDHFHPNLKGYQIMTNRLYSQMAKHISWLKE, encoded by the coding sequence GTGAGTCAAAATAAACATGTTAAACAGACACAGCATCATTTTCGTTGGATTATCGGATTGATCGGCCTGATCGTGATTGGGGCAGCCGCATTTTTCGGCTACCATTATTTCAACTCGGCCAAAGAAACACTGCCAAGAGAAGTTAAATTAACGGCTGTTGGGGATTCACTGACTCAAGGGGTTGGCGATCCGACCAACAAAGGCGGCTATACCCACTTGATTCGCCAAAAAGTGATTCAAAAAAATCCCAATGTTCACCTGTCCACTGCCAACTATGGCATTTCAGGGGAAACTACTAACCAAATTAATCATCGGGTGGTTTATTCAAAACGGCTGCAGCACAGCATACGAGAAGCCGATGTGATCACGATTACCACTGGTGGAAACGATTTACTGAAGTTTTTGAAGGCGAACGTTGTTGGCTTGAACAAACATCAGTTGAACCAGAAATTGACCAGTTATTGTCAAACATATCAAGCTAGGGTTACCCGGCTATTCCGAAATATCCGCCACTTAAACCGTCGGGCGCCGATTTTTGTTTTTGGCATTTACAATCCTGTCTACGTTTACTTCCCCCAGGTCAACTACATCAACGACACCGTGGCTCATACCAACCAGATTACCAATAAAGTGATCCACCAACAGCACAGGATGTACTTTGTCTCGATTAACAAACCGCTTACAGACGGTCAGTTTACCACTGCCAAATCCAGAAAAGCTTTGGAAGAAAAGGCCGCTGCCAGCATTATCGCCGAAAATCATGATTCGCCTGCCGACATTGAGCAGTTATTGAGTGGCCAACCTGCCCAGTCAAATAAATATCTCTCAAATGATGACCATTTCCACCCGAATTTGAAGGGGTATCAAATTATGACCAATCGCTTGTATTCCCAAATGGCCAAGCACATATCCTGGTTAAAGGAGTGA
- a CDS encoding YozE family protein yields MHKTFYQYLMTKRNPGSTDPEAEFANNAFYDQSFPKQEDEFDALSKYLEENASYLPTMEIFDSVWKEYQESF; encoded by the coding sequence ATGCACAAAACGTTCTACCAATATTTAATGACCAAACGCAACCCCGGAAGTACTGATCCAGAGGCTGAATTTGCCAACAACGCATTTTATGATCAGTCATTTCCCAAACAAGAAGATGAGTTTGACGCGTTATCCAAGTATTTAGAAGAAAATGCTTCATACCTTCCGACCATGGAAATTTTTGATTCCGTGTGGAAGGAATATCAAGAAAGCTTTTAG
- a CDS encoding ribonuclease HII, producing MTKLTIKDVKQLLSQMSDLTDPRLIELKADPRKGVQLAIQSTENRLQKQARALDEFEQRFKYERSFWHQGLQYVAGVDEVGRGPLAGPVVAAAVILPHDFDLVSVNDSKQLTPTQRAELAPLISAEALSVGIGSVDNHGIDELSIYQATRVAMKQAVESLTPQPDEIIVDAMQIPVPIRQTRLIKGDAKSISVSAASIVAKVYRDHLMDEYAKQYPEYDFPHNAGYGTAKHLAALKELGPTPIHRMSFAPVKKFSQK from the coding sequence ATGACCAAGCTAACAATTAAAGACGTTAAACAGCTTTTATCCCAGATGTCTGATCTCACCGATCCGCGGTTGATTGAGTTAAAGGCTGACCCGCGAAAAGGGGTTCAATTGGCAATTCAGTCAACAGAAAACCGCCTGCAAAAGCAGGCCAGAGCCCTGGATGAATTTGAACAGCGGTTTAAATATGAACGGTCTTTTTGGCATCAGGGGCTGCAATATGTTGCCGGTGTGGATGAAGTCGGCAGAGGTCCTCTGGCGGGGCCAGTGGTGGCTGCTGCAGTGATTCTGCCGCACGACTTTGACCTGGTTTCCGTCAATGATTCCAAGCAGCTGACACCGACCCAACGCGCAGAGTTGGCCCCGCTCATTTCAGCTGAAGCCCTGAGCGTGGGGATTGGATCGGTGGATAATCATGGGATCGATGAGTTAAGCATTTACCAAGCCACTCGTGTTGCCATGAAACAAGCTGTGGAATCTTTAACCCCACAGCCGGATGAAATCATTGTTGATGCCATGCAGATTCCCGTTCCGATTCGGCAAACCAGACTGATCAAAGGTGATGCCAAGAGCATCAGTGTTTCTGCAGCCAGCATTGTCGCCAAAGTCTATCGGGACCATTTGATGGACGAGTACGCCAAGCAGTACCCGGAATACGATTTTCCACACAACGCCGGCTATGGAACGGCCAAGCATTTAGCAGCTCTCAAGGAACTGGGACCAACGCCGATTCATCGAATGAGTTTTGCCCCGGTGAAAAAGTTTAGCCAAAAATAA
- a CDS encoding C69 family dipeptidase has translation MFSSKHSSCTTILVGKKASYDGSTIIARNEDAGDAVNPKKFVVVEPEDQPRNYQSKLTKFSVKLPDNPLRYTSVPDAVPDKGVWGEAGINAHNVAMSATETITTNSRVIGADPFEKDGLGEEDLLTITLPYINSAREGVQRVGKLLEKYGTYESNGILFSDVNEIWYMETAGGHHWVAQRIPDDAYVIAPNQTGIQEIDFDDPDSFMFSKDLRKFAQEHHLNPTSHFNFRKVFGSDTQLDRHYNTPRAWYGQRYFDPESVKDKTPMSNDLPFICHANRKITIEDIKFVLSSHYQDTPYDPFAPGADYKTVPYRPIGINRNQELSILQLRPGIPSAYSAIQWLTFASNPFNTLTPFFTNVVNTPDCYRDTTETLDSHNAYWANRLISLIAADHYQALMQDIEDYQLKEMGYAHERIAQVDKQMAEKEASGSHVVRALGQANARTADHVMKATEDLLTKLVVKASQDLPGSFTREHY, from the coding sequence ATGTTTTCATCAAAACACAGTAGTTGTACAACTATTCTAGTCGGCAAGAAGGCCAGCTATGACGGGTCAACCATCATCGCCAGAAATGAGGATGCCGGAGATGCCGTTAATCCAAAGAAGTTTGTGGTTGTTGAACCAGAAGACCAACCACGCAATTATCAGTCAAAATTAACCAAGTTTAGTGTTAAACTGCCAGACAATCCATTGAGATATACCTCAGTGCCCGATGCTGTCCCTGACAAGGGCGTTTGGGGCGAGGCGGGCATCAATGCCCATAATGTGGCAATGAGTGCCACAGAGACGATTACAACCAATTCTCGGGTGATCGGTGCCGACCCATTTGAAAAAGACGGCCTTGGCGAAGAAGATCTGTTAACAATTACCCTGCCATATATCAATTCTGCCCGAGAAGGGGTTCAACGAGTGGGTAAACTGCTTGAGAAATACGGCACATACGAGTCCAACGGAATCCTGTTTTCAGATGTCAACGAAATTTGGTACATGGAAACTGCCGGCGGCCATCACTGGGTAGCCCAACGGATTCCAGATGATGCCTATGTCATCGCGCCCAACCAGACAGGCATCCAAGAGATCGATTTCGATGATCCAGACAGCTTTATGTTCTCAAAAGACTTGCGTAAATTTGCCCAGGAGCACCATCTCAACCCAACCAGTCACTTTAACTTCAGGAAGGTCTTTGGCTCTGATACCCAGCTGGACCGTCACTACAACACGCCGCGTGCTTGGTATGGTCAACGATATTTCGATCCGGAATCAGTGAAGGATAAGACGCCAATGAGCAATGATTTGCCGTTTATCTGCCACGCCAACCGCAAGATTACGATTGAAGATATCAAATTCGTTCTGAGCTCCCATTATCAGGACACGCCTTACGATCCATTTGCGCCGGGAGCTGATTATAAGACCGTTCCATATCGACCAATTGGCATCAACCGCAACCAAGAGCTGTCAATCTTGCAGTTGCGTCCAGGAATTCCTTCGGCTTATTCAGCAATTCAGTGGCTGACATTTGCCTCCAATCCGTTCAACACGTTGACGCCATTCTTTACCAACGTCGTCAATACACCGGACTGCTACCGTGATACCACCGAGACGCTGGACAGCCACAACGCCTATTGGGCAAACCGCCTGATTTCATTGATTGCTGCTGATCATTATCAGGCCTTGATGCAAGACATTGAAGACTATCAGCTTAAAGAAATGGGTTATGCTCACGAGCGAATTGCGCAAGTTGATAAGCAGATGGCCGAAAAAGAGGCTTCCGGCTCACACGTCGTTCGAGCCCTTGGTCAAGCCAATGCCCGGACTGCTGATCACGTCATGAAAGCGACCGAGGATCTGCTGACAAAATTGGTTGTTAAAGCCAGTCAGGATCTTCCAGGCTCATTTACGCGGGAACATTACTAA
- the topA gene encoding type I DNA topoisomerase, which produces MATSTKTKPKAKAKSKTKRKSPKKNLVIVESPAKAKTIEKYLGRSYKVVASKGHVRDLPKSKMGVDIDHDYEPHYISIRGKGDTIKELRSAAKKAKKVYLAADPDREGESIAWHLQHILDLDPNEDNRVVFNEITKDAVKESFKHPRNIDMNLVDAQQARRILDRLVGYSISPLLWQKVKKGLSAGRVQSIALWLIIQREKAIKDFTPEEYWSIDSEFKKGRSKFKAAFYGLNGKKKELPNNEAVQKVLQQLDPKGDFDITKVTRRERKRQPQPPFTTSTMQQEANRKLNFRTRKTMMAAQQLYEGINIGKEGSQGLITYMRTDSTRISVIAKHEASQFLHEKYGAEYAATKPIKGKLPEGAQDAHEAIRPTSVFRTPASLKQYLTRDQFRLYQMVWSRFVASQMTPAIMDTMAVTIEQNNVTFKANGSKMKFDGFLKVYGDSKEKDNLLPDLESSDVVKLVKNNPDQHFTQPPARYSEATLIKALEEKGVGRPSTYSPTIDTIQRRYYVKEVGRRFEPTELGEIVNKIIVEYFPDVVNIDFTANLEGKLDQVEEGKENWIKLVDTFYKPFSDEVDAATKNMEKVQIKDEPAGINCEICGAPMVIKMGRYGKFYACSRFPDCRNTKAIVKEIGVICPKCHKGQVIERKSRKNRIFYGCSRYPDCDFVSWDKPIGRDCPKDGHFLVEKRVKGGTQVVCPNGDYEEPAQK; this is translated from the coding sequence ATGGCAACTTCTACAAAAACGAAACCAAAAGCCAAAGCAAAATCAAAAACTAAGCGAAAATCGCCTAAAAAAAATCTAGTCATTGTGGAGTCACCTGCCAAAGCCAAGACCATAGAAAAATATCTTGGCCGTTCATATAAGGTGGTCGCCAGTAAAGGACACGTGCGGGATTTGCCCAAGAGTAAGATGGGCGTTGATATCGACCATGATTATGAACCGCACTACATTTCCATTCGGGGTAAGGGTGACACAATTAAAGAATTACGGTCAGCCGCTAAAAAGGCCAAAAAAGTGTATCTGGCAGCCGATCCGGATCGTGAAGGGGAATCGATTGCCTGGCATCTTCAGCACATTTTGGATTTAGATCCTAACGAAGATAACCGAGTGGTATTTAATGAAATCACCAAGGATGCCGTCAAAGAATCATTCAAGCATCCCCGAAATATCGATATGAATCTCGTTGATGCTCAACAGGCCCGACGGATTTTAGACCGGTTGGTGGGATATTCAATTTCACCGCTTCTCTGGCAAAAGGTTAAAAAGGGGCTCAGTGCCGGGCGGGTTCAATCGATCGCCCTTTGGCTGATTATTCAACGCGAAAAGGCCATCAAAGACTTTACCCCAGAAGAGTACTGGTCAATTGATTCTGAATTTAAGAAGGGCCGCAGTAAGTTCAAAGCTGCCTTTTACGGCTTAAACGGTAAGAAAAAGGAACTGCCAAATAACGAGGCGGTTCAAAAGGTTCTGCAGCAGTTGGATCCCAAAGGTGACTTTGATATTACCAAGGTAACCCGTCGTGAACGGAAGCGCCAACCGCAGCCGCCATTTACCACCAGTACAATGCAGCAGGAAGCCAACCGAAAGCTCAACTTCAGAACACGAAAGACGATGATGGCTGCCCAACAGCTCTATGAAGGAATTAATATTGGTAAAGAGGGTAGTCAAGGTCTGATTACCTATATGCGGACCGATTCAACCCGAATTTCAGTCATTGCCAAACACGAAGCGTCCCAATTTCTACATGAGAAATACGGCGCCGAATATGCGGCAACCAAACCAATTAAAGGCAAATTGCCCGAGGGTGCCCAAGATGCCCATGAGGCCATTCGTCCGACTTCCGTTTTCAGAACGCCGGCCAGTTTGAAACAATATCTGACCCGCGACCAATTTAGACTCTATCAAATGGTTTGGTCAAGATTTGTGGCCAGCCAAATGACTCCGGCAATCATGGATACCATGGCAGTGACAATTGAACAAAATAACGTGACCTTTAAAGCCAATGGGTCCAAGATGAAGTTTGATGGATTCTTGAAGGTTTATGGTGATAGTAAAGAAAAGGACAACTTGTTACCCGATTTGGAGAGTAGCGATGTTGTTAAGTTGGTCAAGAATAATCCGGACCAGCATTTTACTCAGCCACCGGCACGATACAGTGAAGCAACGCTGATTAAAGCCCTTGAAGAAAAGGGTGTTGGCCGGCCATCAACGTACTCACCAACCATTGATACGATTCAGCGCCGGTATTACGTTAAGGAAGTTGGCCGTCGATTTGAGCCGACTGAATTGGGGGAAATTGTCAACAAGATTATTGTTGAATACTTCCCAGACGTGGTAAACATTGACTTCACTGCAAATTTAGAAGGCAAACTGGATCAGGTTGAAGAAGGTAAAGAGAACTGGATCAAATTAGTCGATACGTTCTATAAACCATTTTCCGACGAGGTTGATGCTGCAACCAAAAATATGGAAAAGGTCCAAATTAAAGATGAACCCGCAGGTATTAACTGTGAAATCTGTGGCGCTCCAATGGTCATCAAAATGGGCCGTTACGGTAAATTCTATGCCTGTTCAAGATTCCCGGATTGTCGCAATACCAAAGCAATTGTTAAGGAAATCGGTGTGATTTGTCCCAAGTGTCATAAAGGGCAGGTCATTGAGCGAAAATCAAGAAAGAACCGGATCTTCTATGGTTGCTCAAGATACCCGGATTGTGATTTCGTTTCTTGGGACAAGCCAATCGGCAGAGATTGTCCAAAGGATGGTCACTTCTTAGTTGAAAAACGGGTCAAGGGCGGCACACAAGTAGTTTGTCCAAACGGCGACTATGAGGAACCGGCACAAAAATAA